Part of the Scomber japonicus isolate fScoJap1 chromosome 6, fScoJap1.pri, whole genome shotgun sequence genome, cttcctgtcctcGGTGGAGTCCACACTGCTGCTCGCCATGGCGTTGGACCGCTACGTAGCCGTCTGCCGGCCGCTGCGCTACGCGGAGCTCGTGGGCCGGTCCGCGTGGGTGAAGCTGCTGCTCGTCATCGCGGTGCGCAGCGGCTCCGTCATGGCCACGCTGGTGAGTCTGGCCGGTTCTCTGCGGTTCTGTGGTTCTAACACCATCCGGCACTGCTACTGCGACCACATGGCTCTGGTCAGCCTGGCCTGCGGCTTCACCGAGCGCAGCCGGGCGGCTGGCGTGGCGGTGATCGTCTGCTTCGTGGGAGTGGACATCCCTCTGATCTGCTTCTCCTACGTGAGGATCCTGAGCGTGGTGCTGCGCTCGGCGGGCGACCGCTGGAAGGCCTTCCACACCTGCGGGACTCACCTGATGGTCATGATGAGCTTCTACCTGATCGGAAGCGTCACCTTCCTCTCTCACAACCTGAACATCTCCATACCGACCGACGCCAACAGCTTCATGGGGCTGATGTACATCCTGCTGCCGGCGACCGTCAACCCCGTCATCTACGGAGTTCGCACCAAAGAAATCAGAAACGGATTTTATCGACTTTTCAAACTAAGAGCGAAGAAAACGGTGAAAGTTTCTCCTGCTGGTGAGAGTTAAACTCTGGATCTGATCCTGGTGAGACATTAAACCAGCTGGTGAGAGTTAAACTCTGGATCTGATCCTGGTGAGACGTTAAACTTCCACTTTTAcattaaaggaaataaataaataacagaatcATTTGAAAAACCTTTAAGATAGattcaatatttaatgttttttaaagcttgGTTATGACTCTGGATCTTAAGTCAAAGCTGAGAACAGGAAGTCAAAGCTGagaacaggaagtcagcagtAAATGAGTCACATCTTCTTCTGTATTGTCCTTTTTATGATGAGAACTCTgatatttaatgaaatgtctGTTCAGAGACTAGAGATGTTTATAAATCTGCTTTATTACGTTTAGCATCACCTGTATCTGGTTTCtgctaatataataataataattatatatctatatatctatatatatatatatatatataataattaaatcatcatgttttactgtaacataagtataaattagattttaattgATGAGAATCTCACCTGAAGAGAAACTAGATCTGTGGgattattagattattagattattagGAGGAttagtgttttctctctcttactgTAATATCTTATGGGTCATATAtctaataaaatagaaaatagaaacttTCGGAAATCATTGTGATGCAACCGCTCCACTGTACTgtctattttttatattaatatttttcaaatatgtacttttattttttatttttaagttaaaaTTCCTGAGTGAAGCTTTAAATCTACTGATGATCCTTTCATGTCACAGTTATTTACCGGATTCTTTGCagacactaaactaaactgttttgtgaattcatttattttttcttttgttttgtattttaatgatttcctttattttattttgtattgtttgtatgtaatattatttagataaattatattcagttttaagctcagAGCGGGTTTCTACCTTAATACAGGCTGAGCTTTAttacaattaataatcatttcactGTTTCTTCATATTAAATAAACTCTTATTAAatactaaaactactaaatgtGTCCTGTAGGGGGCGCCAGAGGACCATAATAAACATCCTCAGCAGGTTTTAATcataaaaagcagaaacacaaatTTCAGACTATAAATCTTGATGAGCGAACGTTGACATGCAGTTTAATCTTGGTACTTAGCTCTGTATCgtgtatattattatacattaaagTCTCATTATTATCTCAacagtttcatttatattaaaaacgtcatgaagcaaaaacaaacacacaggtggccacaaatgtctttttattaaaGATGCAGTAAATACAGTTTCCTGTCGgccctttcaaattaaaactaaaattaacattttgtgtttttgatctTAATGCTGAAAAATTCATATTACAgtgaaaataatgttaattcatAAAGAAACAGTCTGCTctcatttaacacacacatacacacacacacacacagacagacacacactctctcacacacacacacacacagacagacacacactctctcacacacacacacacacacatacacacacacttacacacatacacacacacaaactaataaAACTTTGTTACTTTggatgttaaat contains:
- the or55e1 gene encoding olfactory receptor 51E2: MSESLSRNFSHSSFVFDGFPAVRSLNQVRLLALPLSVCYLAALLGNCVLGHVIRSSRTLHGPMYVLIASLCAVDVLAVTAIVPNTLLGLLLDLDRISLASCLTQMFVTHFLSSVESTLLLAMALDRYVAVCRPLRYAELVGRSAWVKLLLVIAVRSGSVMATLVSLAGSLRFCGSNTIRHCYCDHMALVSLACGFTERSRAAGVAVIVCFVGVDIPLICFSYVRILSVVLRSAGDRWKAFHTCGTHLMVMMSFYLIGSVTFLSHNLNISIPTDANSFMGLMYILLPATVNPVIYGVRTKEIRNGFYRLFKLRAKKTVKVSPAGES